Proteins encoded within one genomic window of Ottowia sp. SB7-C50:
- the pheT gene encoding phenylalanine--tRNA ligase subunit beta, giving the protein MQFPESWLREFCNPPLSTQQLADTLTMAGLEVEAIRPVAPPFTGVVVGEIRTAEQHPNADRLRVCQVDVGQGALLNIVCGAPNARVGIKVPCALVGAELPPGEDGQPFRIKLGKLRGVESQGMLCSARELQLSEDHGGLLELPADTPVGQDIRTALRLDDAIFTLKLTPNLGHALSVYGVARELSALTGAPLVTPAIPAIAVTTNEVLPVNISAPDLCGRFSGRVIRDVNTQAATPAWMVERLARCGQRSVTALVDISNYVMFEYGRPTHIFDLDKIHGGLDVRWGKPGEQLKLLNGNTVALDESVGVIADDKEVESLAGIMGGDATAVSDDTHNVYVEAAFWWPEAVAGRSRRFNFATDAGHRFERGVDPMLTAAHIERISQLIIDICGTPQTACGPIDDQQPRVPASAPVTLRVARAAQIIGMPITQAQCADVFRRLGLPFTEGEGVLTVTPPAYRFDLSIEEDLVEEVARVVGYQQLPEAPPLAPIVPRTASAQRRGPFAVRHALARLGYLETINFSFVDEAWERDLAGNTDPVRLLNPIASQMSVMRSSLLGSLLHVLKHNIDRRAERVRVFEVGRVFLRDASVVTSESDVRGVAQPMRVAGAAYGPDSHQSWQGKQAAVDFFDVKGDVEALLAPRQPSFERIEHPALHPGRAARVLLDGQAIGVVGELHPRWRQQWELPQAPVLFELDLNAVMQRDLPHARPVPRQQAAERDIAVVVPESVTHGQLMNSVHAAATEGLLRSATLFDIYRPQAGNEAAAGMSAQEKSLALRLVMGSAQGTLTDERIDGVVKTVIDRLHQDLGARLRG; this is encoded by the coding sequence ATGCAGTTTCCTGAATCCTGGTTGCGCGAGTTCTGCAACCCGCCCCTTTCCACGCAACAACTGGCCGACACGCTGACCATGGCCGGGCTGGAGGTGGAGGCCATCCGCCCCGTCGCGCCGCCGTTCACCGGCGTGGTGGTGGGCGAGATCCGAACCGCCGAGCAACACCCCAACGCCGACCGCCTGCGCGTGTGCCAGGTCGACGTGGGGCAGGGCGCGCTGCTGAACATCGTCTGCGGCGCGCCCAATGCGCGCGTCGGCATCAAGGTGCCGTGCGCGCTGGTCGGGGCCGAGCTGCCGCCGGGCGAAGACGGCCAGCCGTTTCGCATCAAGCTGGGCAAGCTGCGCGGCGTTGAAAGCCAGGGCATGCTGTGCTCGGCCCGCGAGCTGCAGTTGTCCGAAGACCACGGCGGCCTGCTCGAATTGCCGGCCGACACGCCCGTCGGCCAGGACATCCGCACCGCGTTGCGGCTGGACGACGCCATCTTCACCCTGAAGCTGACGCCCAACCTGGGTCACGCGCTCAGCGTGTATGGCGTGGCGCGCGAGCTGTCGGCGCTGACCGGCGCGCCGCTCGTCACCCCCGCCATTCCCGCCATCGCCGTGACGACGAACGAGGTGCTGCCGGTCAACATCAGCGCGCCAGACCTGTGCGGGCGCTTTTCCGGACGCGTGATCCGCGACGTCAACACGCAGGCCGCCACCCCGGCGTGGATGGTCGAGCGCCTGGCGCGTTGCGGGCAGCGCAGCGTCACCGCGCTGGTGGACATCTCCAACTACGTGATGTTCGAGTACGGCCGGCCCACGCACATCTTCGACCTGGACAAAATCCACGGCGGCCTGGATGTGCGCTGGGGCAAGCCGGGCGAGCAGCTCAAGCTGCTGAACGGCAACACCGTCGCGCTGGATGAAAGCGTGGGCGTGATTGCCGACGACAAGGAAGTCGAATCGCTCGCCGGCATCATGGGTGGCGACGCCACGGCAGTGTCCGACGACACCCACAACGTCTACGTCGAAGCCGCCTTCTGGTGGCCCGAGGCGGTGGCCGGCCGGTCGCGCCGCTTCAACTTTGCCACCGACGCCGGGCACCGCTTCGAGCGCGGGGTCGACCCGATGCTCACGGCCGCGCACATCGAGCGCATCAGCCAGCTCATCATCGACATCTGCGGCACGCCGCAAACCGCGTGCGGCCCCATCGACGACCAGCAGCCGCGCGTGCCCGCGTCGGCGCCCGTCACCCTGCGGGTGGCGCGCGCGGCCCAGATCATCGGCATGCCCATCACCCAGGCGCAATGCGCCGATGTGTTCCGCCGCCTGGGCCTGCCGTTCACCGAAGGCGAGGGCGTGCTGACGGTGACGCCGCCTGCCTACCGGTTCGACCTGTCGATCGAGGAAGATCTGGTCGAAGAAGTGGCCCGCGTCGTCGGCTACCAGCAATTGCCCGAGGCGCCGCCGCTGGCGCCCATCGTGCCGCGCACGGCGTCGGCCCAGCGGCGCGGCCCGTTTGCGGTTCGCCACGCGCTGGCGCGTCTGGGTTATCTCGAAACCATCAACTTCAGCTTTGTCGACGAAGCATGGGAGCGCGACCTGGCCGGCAACACCGATCCGGTGCGGCTGCTCAACCCGATTGCCAGTCAGATGAGCGTGATGCGCTCGTCCCTTCTGGGTTCTTTGCTACATGTTTTGAAGCACAACATCGACCGCCGTGCCGAGCGCGTGCGCGTGTTTGAAGTCGGCCGCGTGTTCCTGCGCGACGCGTCGGTGGTCACGTCTGAAAGCGACGTGCGCGGCGTGGCGCAGCCCATGCGTGTGGCGGGCGCCGCGTACGGGCCCGACAGCCATCAAAGCTGGCAAGGCAAGCAGGCGGCGGTCGACTTCTTCGACGTCAAGGGCGACGTCGAAGCCCTGCTGGCGCCGCGCCAGCCGTCATTTGAGCGAATTGAGCATCCCGCCCTGCACCCCGGCCGCGCCGCGCGCGTCCTGCTGGACGGTCAGGCCATCGGCGTCGTGGGCGAGTTGCACCCGCGCTGGCGCCAGCAGTGGGAACTGCCGCAGGCCCCCGTGCTGTTCGAACTGGATCTGAACGCGGTGATGCAGCGCGATCTGCCGCATGCGCGCCCCGTGCCGCGCCAGCAGGCGGCCGAGCGCGACATCGCCGTCGTGGTGCCCGAAAGCGTGACGCACGGGCAACTGATGAACTCCGTTCATGCCGCAGCCACCGAGGGCCTGCTGCGCAGCGCCACGCTGTTCGACATTTATCGGCCCCAGGCGGGCAACGAAGCGGCCGCGGGCATGAGCGCGCAGGAAAAGAGCCTGGCCTTGCGCCTGGTGATGGGCAGCGCCCAGGGCACGCTGACGGATGAGCGCATCGACGGCGTCGTCAAGACCGTGATCGACCGCCTGCACCAGGACCTGGGCGCGCGGCTGCGTGGCTGA
- a CDS encoding integration host factor subunit alpha yields the protein MTQPPNDALELAVDSLETSALTKAQLAEMLFEQIGLNKRESKDMVDAFFDLISTQLIAGDDVKLSGFGNFQMRVKAPRPGRNPRTGELIPIAARRVVTFHASQKLKDQLQEDAPSAPDR from the coding sequence ATGACTCAGCCACCGAATGACGCGCTGGAACTGGCGGTCGACAGCCTGGAAACCTCGGCGCTGACCAAGGCGCAGCTGGCCGAGATGCTGTTCGAGCAGATCGGCCTGAACAAGCGCGAATCCAAGGACATGGTCGACGCCTTCTTCGACCTGATCTCCACGCAACTCATCGCAGGCGACGACGTCAAGCTGTCGGGCTTCGGCAATTTCCAGATGCGCGTGAAAGCGCCTCGGCCGGGCCGCAACCCGCGCACGGGCGAACTCATCCCCATCGCCGCGCGGCGCGTGGTCACCTTTCACGCCAGCCAGAAGCTCAAGGACCAGTTGCAGGAAGACGCCCCCAGCGCGCCCGACCGATAG
- a CDS encoding MerR family transcriptional regulator has protein sequence MESVLPPIPAKRYFTIGEVGDLCGVKPHVLRYWEQEFTQLRPVKRRGNRRYYQHHEVLMIRRIRELLYDQGFTISGARTRLQELVQTERARARSVEVQLAGVDEIDAEAAPISALDDNGVFDDTTLLPEQLREVERELKEIRELLTLSPWQHAQPL, from the coding sequence ATGGAGTCCGTTCTTCCCCCCATTCCCGCCAAGCGCTACTTCACCATTGGTGAAGTGGGCGATCTGTGCGGCGTCAAACCGCACGTGCTGCGTTATTGGGAGCAGGAATTCACGCAGCTGCGACCCGTCAAGCGGCGCGGTAACCGGCGCTATTACCAGCACCATGAAGTGCTGATGATTCGCCGCATCCGTGAACTGCTGTACGACCAGGGCTTCACCATCAGCGGCGCACGCACGCGGCTGCAGGAACTGGTGCAGACGGAACGCGCCCGCGCGCGCAGCGTTGAAGTACAGCTGGCGGGCGTGGACGAAATCGATGCCGAAGCCGCGCCCATCAGCGCACTCGACGACAACGGGGTGTTCGACGACACCACGCTCCTGCCCGAACAGCTGCGCGAGGTCGAGCGCGAGCTGAAGGAAATTCGCGAATTGCTGACCCTATCGCCATGGCAGCACGCGCAGCCGCTATAA
- a CDS encoding helix-turn-helix transcriptional regulator: protein MGSLTIGRSKFYELIRDGLLPRGVNVLGRSVRWVEYEIETVKHSLATAADRSAIESLVAWLQATRCAPVAPSRQVWLQGSALRHVDQEIKPLTFLTERQVRKELCVGRTKLYEAIEQGLIPQGLHLIGRSKRWVSYEIEWVKRLLAIETSSSGLQMSTRWLTLFR, encoded by the coding sequence ATGGGCAGTCTCACCATCGGAAGATCCAAGTTCTATGAGTTGATCCGGGACGGGCTGCTACCCCGGGGAGTCAATGTGCTCGGAAGGTCGGTTCGGTGGGTCGAATACGAAATTGAGACTGTCAAACATAGCCTCGCGACTGCGGCTGACCGCAGTGCCATCGAGAGCTTGGTCGCGTGGTTACAGGCCACCCGATGCGCGCCCGTAGCGCCCTCCCGTCAAGTCTGGCTTCAAGGCTCGGCACTTCGTCATGTCGATCAAGAGATAAAGCCTCTCACGTTCCTGACGGAGCGACAGGTTCGTAAGGAACTCTGCGTCGGACGCACGAAGTTGTACGAGGCGATCGAGCAGGGGCTAATCCCCCAGGGGCTGCATTTGATAGGCAGGTCGAAGCGTTGGGTCTCATACGAAATTGAATGGGTGAAACGCCTGCTTGCGATCGAGACCAGTTCGTCAGGACTTCAGATGAGCACACGATGGCTCACCTTGTTTCGATAG
- a CDS encoding ArsR/SmtB family transcription factor, with protein MEQDEAIKVFESLASGVRLDIYRLLMRQGPEGLVAGQIASTLDIPPTNLSFHLKALTHAGLLGVTPEGRFQRYRANLSLMQDLIEYLTAECCAGHPEECAELHDAACEPVACSPSKKASVQRTVGHQS; from the coding sequence ATGGAACAGGATGAAGCCATCAAGGTCTTTGAGTCGCTCGCGTCAGGCGTACGGTTGGACATCTACCGTCTGCTGATGCGCCAGGGTCCCGAAGGTTTGGTTGCGGGACAGATTGCAAGCACGTTGGACATTCCTCCAACCAACCTGTCATTTCACTTGAAAGCGCTGACTCACGCCGGCCTCTTGGGCGTCACGCCCGAGGGGCGGTTCCAGCGTTATCGCGCCAATCTGTCGTTGATGCAGGACTTGATCGAATACCTGACCGCCGAGTGCTGCGCTGGCCATCCGGAGGAGTGCGCTGAACTGCATGATGCAGCGTGTGAGCCTGTTGCATGCAGCCCTTCGAAGAAGGCGAGCGTCCAACGCACCGTTGGTCACCAATCATAG
- the arsD gene encoding arsenite efflux transporter metallochaperone ArsD has product MTASARIQIFDPALCCASGVCGTDVDQALVSFATDAAWATGQGAHIQRFNLSQQPLEFAQNAIVKRFLERSGAEALPLVLVDGEVALAGRYPQRAELARWALLQVDAGPEASGCCGADASPMIGCCAPKTEASSGKCC; this is encoded by the coding sequence ATGACCGCTTCAGCCCGCATCCAAATCTTCGACCCTGCCCTGTGTTGCGCGAGCGGTGTATGCGGCACTGACGTCGATCAGGCCTTGGTGAGCTTTGCGACCGACGCCGCCTGGGCCACTGGCCAGGGCGCACACATTCAGCGCTTCAATCTATCGCAACAACCGCTGGAATTCGCGCAGAACGCCATCGTGAAACGTTTCCTCGAACGTTCTGGAGCCGAGGCGCTACCCCTCGTGCTCGTTGATGGTGAGGTGGCTCTGGCTGGTCGCTACCCGCAACGAGCGGAGCTGGCGCGCTGGGCCTTGCTGCAAGTCGACGCTGGGCCGGAAGCAAGTGGATGCTGCGGCGCAGATGCCTCGCCAATGATCGGCTGTTGCGCGCCCAAAACCGAAGCGAGCAGTGGCAAGTGCTGCTGA
- the arsA gene encoding arsenical pump-driving ATPase — protein MNFLHNPPRFLFFTGKGGVGKTSIACAAAVQLADAGKQVLLVSTDPASNVGQVFGLSIGNQVVAVPAVSNLSALEIDPPAAAQAYRDRIVGPVRGVLPDAVVKGIEEQLSGACTTEIAAFDEFTALLADDAATRGFDHVIFDTAPTGHTIRLLSLPGAWSGFLEAGQGDASCLGPLAGLDKQRTQYQAAVAALQDGARTRLVLVARGQGATLREAARTHEELAAIGLSRQYLVINGLLPESEAAHDPLAAAVLRRERAALANLPAALRELPVDNIALKAFNLVGLEALRQLLQAEVSGITPIGSEPHIGLPDAPTLSTLVDGIAAPGHGLVMLMGKGGVGKTTLAAAIAVELAARGLPVHLTTSDPAAHLSETLAGELPNLAVSRIDPHAATEAYRAHVMATKGAALDEAGRALLAEDLRSPCTEEIAVFQAFSRAIRESGRQFVVMDTAPTGHTLLLLDATGAYHRDVARQMATGSHFTTPMMQLQDPARTKVLIVTLAETTPVLEAAHLQDDLRRAGIEPWAWVVNNCIAAAPVASPLLRRRADSELREIDGIRSRHAQRWAVVPLLANEPVGAARLRALANCEHTAELRG, from the coding sequence ATGAACTTCCTGCACAACCCACCCCGCTTCCTGTTCTTTACCGGCAAGGGCGGCGTCGGCAAGACCTCCATCGCTTGCGCCGCCGCAGTGCAACTGGCCGATGCCGGCAAGCAGGTGCTGCTGGTCAGCACCGACCCGGCGTCAAATGTCGGCCAGGTGTTTGGCCTTTCCATTGGCAACCAAGTCGTCGCCGTGCCGGCGGTGTCCAACTTGAGCGCGCTGGAGATCGACCCTCCCGCCGCCGCGCAGGCCTACCGTGACCGCATCGTCGGCCCGGTGCGCGGCGTGCTGCCGGATGCGGTGGTCAAGGGTATCGAGGAGCAACTCTCCGGCGCCTGCACCACCGAGATCGCCGCATTTGACGAGTTCACCGCCCTGCTGGCTGACGACGCGGCCACGCGCGGGTTTGACCACGTCATCTTCGACACCGCGCCCACCGGCCACACCATCCGCCTGCTCAGCCTGCCTGGCGCCTGGAGCGGCTTTCTGGAAGCGGGCCAGGGCGATGCCTCTTGCCTCGGCCCACTGGCGGGGCTGGACAAGCAGCGCACGCAATACCAGGCCGCCGTCGCCGCACTGCAGGACGGCGCCCGCACGCGACTGGTGCTGGTCGCGCGCGGCCAGGGCGCCACGCTGCGCGAAGCCGCGCGCACGCACGAGGAATTGGCGGCCATTGGATTGAGCCGGCAATACCTGGTCATCAACGGCCTGCTGCCCGAAAGCGAAGCCGCGCACGACCCACTGGCCGCCGCCGTGCTGCGGCGCGAGCGGGCGGCGTTGGCCAATCTGCCCGCCGCGCTGCGTGAATTGCCGGTCGATAACATCGCGCTCAAAGCCTTCAATCTGGTGGGTCTGGAAGCGCTACGCCAACTGCTGCAAGCCGAGGTATCTGGAATCACGCCGATTGGGAGCGAACCCCATATCGGTCTGCCGGACGCACCCACCCTCTCCACGTTGGTCGACGGCATCGCCGCGCCCGGCCACGGCCTGGTCATGCTGATGGGCAAGGGCGGCGTCGGCAAGACCACGCTGGCGGCCGCCATCGCCGTGGAGCTAGCCGCGCGCGGCTTGCCCGTGCACCTGACGACCTCCGACCCCGCCGCGCATCTGAGCGAGACCCTGGCGGGCGAGTTGCCCAACCTCGCCGTAAGCCGCATCGATCCGCACGCCGCCACCGAGGCCTATCGGGCCCATGTCATGGCCACCAAGGGTGCGGCGCTGGATGAGGCCGGCCGCGCTTTGCTGGCCGAAGATTTGCGCTCGCCCTGCACCGAGGAGATTGCCGTGTTCCAGGCCTTCTCGCGCGCTATCCGCGAGTCCGGTCGCCAGTTCGTGGTGATGGACACTGCGCCCACCGGCCACACCCTGCTGCTGCTCGACGCCACCGGCGCCTACCACCGCGACGTGGCGCGCCAGATGGCGACCGGCAGCCACTTCACCACGCCCATGATGCAGTTGCAGGACCCGGCCCGCACCAAGGTGCTGATCGTCACGCTGGCTGAAACCACGCCCGTACTGGAAGCCGCGCACCTGCAAGACGACCTGCGCCGCGCCGGCATCGAGCCCTGGGCCTGGGTGGTGAATAACTGCATCGCCGCTGCACCCGTGGCCTCGCCGCTGCTGCGCCGCCGCGCAGACAGCGAACTGCGTGAGATCGACGGGATCCGCAGCCGCCACGCCCAGCGCTGGGCCGTGGTGCCGCTGCTGGCGAACGAGCCTGTGGGCGCGGCGCGCTTGCGTGCGCTGGCCAATTGCGAGCACACGGCTGAACTGAGAGGCTAA
- a CDS encoding nitroreductase, translating into MIRGTATSPEKDEPATLQVAANGFEPIARVDFDRARDLIQSRRHVGPRWLVDPGPNSDQLEELLWLAAAAPDHGRLIPWRFVLVPAESRHLLGRAFALALLDRDPGASEEQLVTAREKADRAPVLLVAIACTVSDRADVPPVDQLVSLGAAIQNIQLGAVAMGFSVGLSSGRAMDSMHVRSLFELAESERAICCISIGRSVKSNGVGRVRPNVDVRSLPPPPLSSLRCTTSSRLLALGSSDWRSAAPNAARSARRPIRPIPLMPTFITLI; encoded by the coding sequence ATGATCCGCGGCACGGCGACGAGCCCGGAAAAGGACGAACCTGCAACGCTGCAGGTCGCGGCGAATGGCTTCGAGCCCATAGCACGGGTCGATTTCGATCGGGCACGTGATCTGATTCAGTCACGCCGCCACGTCGGGCCGCGGTGGCTGGTCGATCCGGGTCCGAACAGTGATCAGTTGGAAGAGCTGCTCTGGCTCGCCGCCGCCGCGCCAGATCACGGTCGATTGATTCCGTGGCGTTTTGTGCTCGTTCCTGCCGAGTCACGGCACTTGCTCGGGCGTGCCTTCGCGCTGGCGCTCCTCGACCGAGATCCTGGTGCCTCTGAAGAGCAACTGGTCACCGCACGCGAGAAGGCAGACCGCGCTCCAGTTCTTTTGGTTGCCATAGCGTGCACTGTCTCCGACAGGGCAGATGTGCCGCCCGTGGATCAGCTTGTGTCGCTTGGAGCGGCGATACAAAACATCCAGCTTGGGGCTGTGGCCATGGGATTCAGCGTTGGCCTGAGCAGTGGGCGTGCCATGGACTCCATGCACGTCAGATCCCTCTTTGAGCTTGCGGAGAGCGAGCGCGCGATCTGCTGCATCAGCATTGGACGCTCCGTCAAATCGAATGGAGTCGGACGCGTGCGTCCAAATGTGGATGTGCGGTCGTTGCCGCCCCCCCCTTTGAGTTCATTGAGATGCACCACCTCAAGTCGGTTACTCGCCCTCGGGTCATCGGACTGGCGCTCTGCCGCGCCAAACGCCGCCCGCAGTGCAAGGCGGCCGATACGACCCATCCCATTGATGCCAACTTTCATCACTTTAATTTAA
- a CDS encoding helix-turn-helix transcriptional regulator, whose product MIRFLLRRVIEEYEFKHQRRLSLKEISEATGIVRPTLSLMIGPKPFNTTTNNLGKLCEFFGCQISDLVEYIPEPPHVESASTSTDQAPTRKKAPVKKKTVRDA is encoded by the coding sequence ATGATTCGCTTTTTGCTGCGGCGGGTCATCGAGGAGTACGAGTTCAAGCACCAACGCCGGCTCTCGCTGAAAGAAATCAGCGAAGCGACGGGAATCGTGCGACCGACTTTGTCCTTGATGATCGGCCCCAAACCGTTCAACACAACGACCAACAACTTGGGCAAGTTGTGTGAGTTCTTTGGCTGTCAGATTTCCGATCTGGTGGAGTACATACCCGAGCCGCCGCACGTTGAGTCAGCGTCGACAAGTACTGATCAGGCGCCGACGAGGAAGAAGGCGCCTGTTAAAAAGAAGACGGTACGGGATGCTTGA
- a CDS encoding DUF2726 domain-containing protein → MTPVAENLRELLEARDIDGFLTALEDYCQQHSFEPVVTALTQRVFPPLLRTALQEKCVPPTSLVRLYRMVRSGKLLLVEDDLLAAINLLINDAVRKVEPATVTPVQPLITGEDVRPKAVRWSPPSAPSGQRLAATEMKRIAVVSAFTFGVWAAVDAFDFRRNACASQQEREFLCAVRQFFPSLQAYPNMPVKNFIDIDKLEAIVPARVRQYAWLAQVDVLLCTADEDPVAGIELDSVHHDTEEAAERDELKNLLFKLAGLPLVRIRADDEKAVRAEDFYDLLMAESKTLDAIRPRRLRPRRTHDFLVPAELATRTAPANMAR, encoded by the coding sequence ATGACGCCGGTCGCCGAGAATCTGCGCGAGCTCCTCGAAGCCCGCGACATTGACGGCTTCCTGACCGCCCTGGAGGACTACTGCCAACAGCACTCCTTCGAGCCCGTGGTCACTGCCTTAACTCAGCGGGTGTTCCCACCGCTGCTGCGCACGGCGCTCCAGGAGAAATGCGTGCCACCCACATCCCTGGTTCGGCTCTACCGCATGGTGCGCTCCGGCAAGCTGCTGCTCGTCGAGGACGACCTCCTCGCTGCCATCAACCTGCTCATCAACGATGCCGTCCGCAAGGTGGAGCCGGCGACGGTCACGCCGGTGCAGCCGCTGATCACCGGGGAAGATGTAAGGCCGAAAGCAGTGCGGTGGTCGCCGCCCTCGGCGCCAAGCGGCCAGCGGCTGGCTGCAACGGAGATGAAGCGGATTGCCGTCGTCAGCGCCTTCACCTTTGGCGTCTGGGCTGCGGTCGATGCGTTCGACTTCCGCCGCAACGCCTGTGCCAGCCAGCAGGAGCGCGAGTTCCTGTGCGCGGTCCGCCAGTTCTTCCCGTCGCTGCAGGCCTACCCCAACATGCCGGTGAAGAACTTCATCGACATCGACAAGCTCGAGGCGATCGTTCCGGCGCGGGTCCGCCAATACGCCTGGTTGGCGCAGGTAGATGTCCTGCTGTGCACCGCCGACGAAGACCCGGTGGCCGGAATCGAGCTGGACTCCGTGCACCACGACACCGAGGAAGCGGCCGAGCGCGACGAGCTGAAGAACCTGCTTTTCAAGCTCGCCGGGCTGCCCCTGGTGCGTATCAGGGCAGACGACGAGAAGGCGGTGCGAGCGGAAGACTTCTACGACCTGCTAATGGCGGAGTCCAAGACGCTGGATGCGATCAGGCCGCGGCGCCTGCGGCCGAGAAGGACGCACGACTTCCTGGTGCCTGCCGAATTGGCCACACGCACGGCACCCGCAAACATGGCTCGGTGA
- a CDS encoding DUF6035 family protein — MEEVVSPFQHETDGRLRPARRREQERPTPGEPLALDKPEVKEVMETETGWHLPVSVVMGTDYEKLMQLRMAVRTQMRNDDPLYRCSLCGVAVHICRSKDKPKFFFKHRHEDGSCPAQTKGELSQDEINARKYNGAKESRLHRRMKAWLCQCLAVDGRFEDIAQEPTWKGPLTGTRRRPDVKAMYNGLPIAFEIQLSTTHLDVIAARRDFYMQEGGLLVWLFAEFDTEHRRMTDDDVFYNNNLNALVVNAKTVEASLIAKEFLLDCIWAQPVKEGGPFRPIPPCRALPRTAA; from the coding sequence ATGGAAGAAGTAGTCTCCCCGTTTCAGCATGAGACCGACGGACGTCTTCGGCCCGCCCGCCGGCGGGAGCAGGAGCGGCCCACTCCGGGCGAGCCGCTTGCACTCGACAAGCCCGAGGTCAAGGAGGTGATGGAGACCGAAACGGGCTGGCATCTGCCAGTTTCGGTCGTGATGGGCACTGACTACGAGAAGCTCATGCAGCTACGCATGGCGGTTCGCACCCAGATGCGCAACGACGATCCGCTCTATCGATGCTCGCTGTGCGGCGTCGCAGTCCACATCTGCCGCTCCAAAGACAAACCGAAGTTCTTCTTCAAGCACCGGCACGAAGATGGCAGTTGCCCCGCGCAGACCAAGGGTGAGTTGAGCCAGGACGAAATCAATGCCCGCAAGTACAACGGCGCAAAGGAAAGCAGGCTACACCGCCGCATGAAGGCTTGGCTCTGCCAGTGCCTGGCGGTGGATGGCCGGTTCGAAGACATTGCCCAGGAGCCCACCTGGAAAGGCCCGCTGACCGGCACCCGCCGGCGACCGGACGTCAAAGCCATGTACAACGGACTGCCCATTGCCTTCGAGATCCAGCTGTCCACGACGCACCTGGATGTCATCGCCGCGCGGCGCGACTTCTACATGCAGGAAGGCGGACTGCTGGTCTGGCTGTTCGCCGAGTTCGACACCGAACACCGGCGTATGACCGATGACGATGTCTTCTACAACAACAACCTGAACGCCCTCGTCGTCAACGCCAAAACGGTTGAAGCGTCACTAATAGCGAAGGAGTTCCTGCTGGACTGCATCTGGGCACAGCCCGTCAAGGAGGGGGGGCCATTCAGGCCTATACCGCCGTGTCGTGCCCTTCCACGAACTGCAGCTTGA